The following nucleotide sequence is from Toxoplasma gondii ME49 chromosome IV, whole genome shotgun sequence.
TGTCTGTTGTCGCATTGCCGTTTGCTTCCGCACATGTCTCCGCTTGCCGTTGCTGGTGCAAGACTTGTGAAGACAGGTTATTTGACTTTTAAAGAAGAGTTTGTCGCCTTTGGAGGGTCCCGACCGACTCCTCGCTTGCCAGAAACATGCCGACCTTCACGCCCGAGGCCGCTGCTCTGGTTGTgttggagaaaaagagttcCGTGGAAAGGGTGTCCAGTTTCTTTATCACGCGTCTGCAAGACGGCGAAAGCTGACTCTCAACGGCAGCAGTGTTGAGCTCTGTGTTGCCGCAGTCTGCCCGTAGTTTCCTCACAGGTCCGGCGTGTCTTCGGAGactgcgtcgctctccagCGAAAGAAGTGGAAACTGGACTCGCCTACTCTACTAACATTTATAGCGAAAACACAGAACGTTCTTGATTCGCCTGACTCAGAGCATTTGTTTCGAATTCAGCAGCGGGAAGGACAACTGGCTCTAGATGCTGCACATCCTCCTATGTCGAACAGGAAAAACTGAACTCGCTGAATTTTGAGCTAAATTTCGACGCCGCTCTCTGAGGCAGCTGTCCCCACAGGCGACTCTGCTTTCTGATGAGACCAGAGACAGTGACAGAACGGGGTCTTTTCTGCTGTGGGAAAGGGAAGtgacttctcttccttccgtcTCCTGTGTGAGAGAACAGAGCTTCTCCCGTGCGGgactctctctgcggcttccctgtcaagaaacaggagccttccctctcgcctGGGTCCCTCTGCTGCCCTTTtctgagaaaaagaagaggcaacaCACACAGGCGCTGCTGAGGGTCCGTGCAGCAAAATCGACTTGTCTTTTGCTGACGAGAAACATTTGAGACGGAAGGCTCGCGACTTGGGGAACGTGGACAGCCGTAGCCGGGGCCGGCGCCGCACGAAGAGTGCcgcgagaaacacagacCAAGGCAATGCACAGAGCGGACGGAAGAGtcgaggaagcaggagaTAACGAAGTTCTGACTGGGGATAGAACAAAGGACGGTAAGGTGCACGAATGAAACGTCGACGCCACAGTGTCTggcaaaagaaagagaaaagaggaaaggagggcGAGTTCTAGAAGCCGAGAAGGGACAGGAGCGACTCTccgcaagaagagaaagacgcaagaCGCTAAGAAATGTCTAGAGTCTTCACAGATGGAAATTCTGCGGGTTAAAACGGGCATGTAGGCAGTGAGACGCAGATCCTGCAGAACGGGCTTTCGACTTTCTTCACTTCCGTTATTcccggaagaagagactctcGAGGCGAAAGGGAAcagacgagacagcgagagagacacctgccagcacaaagagacaagagagcaCCGCCGTCACGAACCGCAGAGAAACCTCACACGTAGTGAGACGAAAATGTGAGAGCGCAGCAGACCGACTAAAGATGAAGAGACGGGATGTAAGCGAGGACctgaggaaaaacgagagatgcttttctttctgcgagagagcagaTCGAGGAAAAGCAGGGCGAAGGACGACCGGGGCCTCCAGGGTCCCGCGAAACAACGTCTAATCTTCTTTCAGCAATTGTTTCTCCGTCGCCGTCGCCCTTGCTGCCTCAGatccttcttcctgttcaGTGTACTCTGATTCCTTTGTGTTTCTACAGGCaatgcctttctctttcttggcGTCGATCTGCGATGCTGTCTGGCTTGTCTCTGTCAGTTTCACCTAGGTAGCGTACACCTACacgggaggaaagaaaggaaggtaGAAGAGAAgattttctgcctctctgccgcaAAGTACGCATGTgaacgagaaaagacaacagatgagtctctctccctgttttcAAAAGACGTAAATTAGCGGAAGGACTCTACGGTTCTGCTCGCTCGCCGATCTCCTCGAGTTTGCCAAGTCTTAAGGTTCgccgtcttcgttctcgccgTTGAAACACGCTGCTTTTCTTTATTGCTTTATCGTGAGAGTCAAAGAAGACCGAGAACTCACCACGTGAAACTCCTTGATAGCTGTTACAACTGCCCGCTGGAAAaaaatgcagaagaagaacctgCTGGCAAGACACGCGGTGTCTCCACTATGGGGCGGGGTGTACAGATATGCTCGAGACTGCAGCGCTCGCGACAGTCGCGGCTTCTGGTCGAGTTCTTTTTCGCGCGAAGaatttctctttttctctcgaaagaAGTGGTGACGAGTTCGGTTCTCGCACCCGAAGATCGCGAATCCTCCCGCAAGTCCGTCCAGAAAACGTTTTCCATCGttgcttctcgctgtttcgcGACGACAAATCGGCCACAGCCCGTGTTCGGCCTCGGCAGGTTGACTGCTGGGAGGAACCAGTCCGGAGAAGAATTTGAAATAGGCAGGAAatggaagcgaaggagataAACCATCGAGAGAACGCGGGGACCCGAGAGCGAAGCGTGAGCCGAAGATGTGCGCGGAGAAAACGCTGAAAAGTTCCtcccgtctccgtctcctcctcacCGCCCAGCTTCCCGACAGAGACCGATAGTGTGGAACAACAAACGAcccgagagcgaggagaaaacggaggaagagaagtgaagagaaaaggatgACAGAAGGTAATGCAGCAGGcgcagagcagagacgaacgcgGAGATCGTGAAAGAGGTCCGGAAACTCGCAGTGAGGCGGTTCTTGTTGACCACGAGGCGTggaacgaaaagagacaaggaagacaATCGGGAGAGGAtaggaaggaagaaacaagacaGCGGAAGGGATTCGAGGGtgacaagaaaggaaacgacagAGATGGCAATCCCTTCGTACATCAGCTCCGGCGCGAGCTTCCCGCGACGAGGCCCCAAGGAACtccgccgtcttcgtctgtcctcctcccctctccctctttcttccttctttcaccattctccttctcgcacttctccactcttcgtTTCGTGCTGTCTTGCCCAGTCTACaccttctcctgcttctctctcttctcctgcttctctctcttccctctcttccctcacttcgtcttcctcttctctcccttctgctctcgcttctcctctctcttgtcctctctcttctctcccttcttctctctcttcccctctcgcttcttcttttttttcgctggTTCTTGTGCActcctcgtcttcagccTCTGagttggagagagaagggaaggcagCTCGGTCTCGA
It contains:
- a CDS encoding hypothetical protein (encoded by transcript TGME49_237835) gives rise to the protein MVYLLRFHFLPISNSSPDWFLPAVNLPRPNTGCGRFVVAKQREATMENVFWTDLREDSRSSAGSCNSYQGVSRGVRYLGETDRDKPDSIADRRQERERHCL